In the Lactobacillus sp. CBA3605 genome, AGGTCATTTAGATAGCCTAAGTGAACACTTCTCGTTTAATGAAAAAAGGGTAGTCAAAGAGTTAAGCCATGAACTGAAAACTTATATCAGTTTGGAGAACTTAGATGATAAGCGGCGCATGCTATTTAATTGGAAAAACAGCACCTTAATTAAACATGCGGTTGGTGAAGATGTGACTAAACAATTATTGACAATTAACCAACAAGAAAGCTCACTCAAAAAAGCAGATGAACTCTTAAATAAAGTAGTTGATCGCACTACGAAAAAACTTTATCCAGAGCTTAACTTTGAACAGACCACGCAAGCTGAAAGACGAGAATTAATTAAGGAAACCGATAGCGAACAAACAGTTTTCAAGGGTAGTGAATTAAACGAACGTTTAATGAACATTCGTGATGATTTGTTGACGCAACAATTATTGACCTTTACTAAGCGGCCATACGTTGGTTTTAAGTTATTAATGCAACAAGAAAAGGAAGTCAAAATCGAGCTTAAATATACGCTGATGATTCATGATGATAGCTTAGAAAGTCTAGAACACGTTGATCAAGGTCTACTAGAAAAGTATTCACCAACCGAGCAGCAAAAGATTACTCGCGCAGTCAAAGATTTGCGAACAATCATGGCTGTTAAGCAAGTCATTAAAACGCAATACCATGAAGTATTGAAAAGGGCCTTTCCCAAAGGCGATTTAGATGAATTACCAATGACTAAACAGGAACAAGCCTATACAGCCGTGATGTACTATGATCCTGTTTTAAAGCCATGTCAGGCTGAAACAATTGAACAGTGGCAAGCAAATCCACCACAGGTGTTCAGTCCCCAAGAACATCAACAAGGACTAGCTTATTTATCGGGACAGCTTAGCTTAGATCAGTTAGAAAATCATCACTTACAACGGGTTTTAAAGCATGATGGCACTAAACAACTCTTTTTTGGCGAATGCAAAGCCGATCCGACGATTAAGAACAGTCAGATCGAGAAAATCCAAAAGCAGTTAAAAGGGCAACAAGCCAAGGACGACCAGTACAGAAAAGCAAATATGGGGCATTATCAACCGCTAAATTATAAGCCAGTTAGTCCAGACTATTACTTAAAGACGGCCTTTAGTGATGCGATCATGACTGTTCTATATGCTCGTGATGAAGATTACCAACGGCAAAAGCAAGAACGTGGACTGAAAGAAACCGAGTGGGAAATGACGAAAAAGCAGCGGCAACACCAAACCCGGAACCGGCATGAAGATGGGGGTATGCACTTGTAATCACAAAATTAGCGACTGGTTAATTGGTATGAATGGTAGCCCATAATGTATTTTATATTGATAAAAATTTGGTACGTAGAGCGTGCTCGATTAGTTACCCATAGCTGCCAGCCTTGTGTATGGTCTATCAAAGAGACCAGGCAATCAAAAACTTTAAGCCGGAACCCTATTTTGAACTAAATGCGGAAATTGTAGCTAATCAGCAAAAATTCGTCGCGAAATTAGCCCCCCTATCAGCGATTTAAAGACGAAGCAGGGCTAATAACATTCATGCAAGCTAAACACGTTCAGAAAGTCTCACAGGCCGGTTTAATCAAGGGCGTCCAAAAGCAAGGCAAAAAACGAGCTAGTCCCCAACTATTCTCACTATCCAGTCTGCAAAGTGCCATGAATAAACGTTATCACGCCAGTGCCAGCCAAACCTTAGCGGCCATTCAAAGTTTATATGAAGCCAAGTTGCTGAGTTATCCCCGAACGGATTGTGCTTATATCACTGATGAAGAATTTGATTATTTAGTGGCTAATCTGACGAAGTATC is a window encoding:
- the mobQ gene encoding MobQ family relaxase, which translates into the protein MAIFHMSFSNISAGKGRSAIASAAYRSGEKLFDDQEGRHYFYARSVMPESFILTPKNAPEWASDREQLWNEVETKDRKSNSRYAKEFNVALPVELSESEQKELLTKYVQENFVDEGMVADVAIHRDHPDNPHAHVMLTNRPFNPDGTWGQKTKTEYILDSHGNKTKTPAGNVRNRKIWLIDWDKKEKITEWRHNWAVSVNQVLEQKNIPDRISEKSFVEQGIADTPMQHEGINSKRHERKAFNQQVKNYRKAKASYKNNQEKVINRGHLDSLSEHFSFNEKRVVKELSHELKTYISLENLDDKRRMLFNWKNSTLIKHAVGEDVTKQLLTINQQESSLKKADELLNKVVDRTTKKLYPELNFEQTTQAERRELIKETDSEQTVFKGSELNERLMNIRDDLLTQQLLTFTKRPYVGFKLLMQQEKEVKIELKYTLMIHDDSLESLEHVDQGLLEKYSPTEQQKITRAVKDLRTIMAVKQVIKTQYHEVLKRAFPKGDLDELPMTKQEQAYTAVMYYDPVLKPCQAETIEQWQANPPQVFSPQEHQQGLAYLSGQLSLDQLENHHLQRVLKHDGTKQLFFGECKADPTIKNSQIEKIQKQLKGQQAKDDQYRKANMGHYQPLNYKPVSPDYYLKTAFSDAIMTVLYARDEDYQRQKQERGLKETEWEMTKKQRQHQTRNRHEDGGMHL